The following proteins are co-located in the Silene latifolia isolate original U9 population chromosome 1, ASM4854445v1, whole genome shotgun sequence genome:
- the LOC141588649 gene encoding protein FAR1-RELATED SEQUENCE 5-like: MDNSRVNQGPVKTFRMFKEYVRGYKNVGASLEDFKNFSRDVKKYIKEYDAEMLIEGFMQKRATCPSFYFDFDVDDNKRLTKVFWADPIAIKNYALFGDSVSFDTTFDFNEYHIEPTEFESSWCSIMEKHDLSGNEWLKSMFEDRKLWIPAYFRDTYMGGHLRTTSRSESENSFFGNFTNPNLSLVHFWMRFQSAMDAQRWKHSKLTADSKNSSPILSTPLSIEKKCAEFYTPPVFYDFQEELKGACYSCNEANKSTKERDVERLFVMDRESKKVYEVDVDGKTLVCSCKRFQRFGILCRHCVWVLHNKGFDEIPSEYLLPRWSNYATFRPIFNVIGTSLEADCASIDTRQNTISELWSGVFTAVSLVEDDEEKEKELLEFLQSFNEKLLISSSGGKLKSKKTQIETLLGSKIPTKAHILPPNQAKNKGSGRRMTSEKEKAMEEHAKPLRKCRACGEMACRDSRNCPSQLPNK, translated from the exons ATGGATAACTCACGTGTTAACCAGGGGCCTGTGAAGACATTTCGAATGTTTAAAGAGTACGTTAGGGGATATAAAAACGTAGGAGCTTCCTTAGAAGATTTTAAGAATTTTTCAAGGGATGTAAAGAAATACATCAAAGAATATGATGCGGAAATGCTGATAGAGGGCTTCATGCAAAAAAGAGCTACGTGTCCctcattttactttgattttgatGTTGATGACAACAAAAGACTCACTAAGGTTTTCTGGGCTGATCCAATTGCAATTAAGAACTATGCACTCtttggtgattctgtgtctttTGACACCACATTCGATTTTAATGAATACC atATTGAGCCAACTGAATTTGAGTCGAGCTGGTGTTCAATTATGGAGAAACATGATTTGTCTGGAAATGAGTGGCTGAAATCCATGTTCGAGGACCGCAAATTATGGATTCCTGCATATTTTCGGGACACTTATATGGGTGGGCATCTAAGGACAACTTCAAGGTCAGAATCAGAGAATAGTTTCTTCGGCAACTTCACCAACCCCAACCTATCACTTGTTCACTTTTGGATGCGCTTTCAGTCAGCAATGGATGCTCAACGCTGGAAGCATTCTAAATTAACTGCTGATTCTAAAAACTCCTCTCCTATATTATCAACTCCCCTTTCTATAGAAAAGAAATGTGCTGAATTTTACACACCACCTGTATTTTATGATTTTCAAGAAGAGTTGAAAGGTGCATGCTACTCTTGTAATGAGGCCAACAAAAGCACGAAAGAAAGGGACGTGGAGCGTTTATTTGTTATGGATCGTGAGAGCAAGAAAGTCTATGAAGTCGATGTTGATGGGAAAACTTTAGTGTGTTCATGCAAGAGGTTTCAGAGATTTGGGATACTTTGTAGACATTGTGTATGGGTGTTGCATAATAAGGGGTTTGATGAAATACCTTCTGAATATCTATTGCCGAGGTGGAGCAATTATGCAACATTTCGTCCTATCTTTAATGTTATAGGGACGTCCTTAGAAGCTGATTGTGCGTCAATTGACACAAGACAAAACACTATCAGTGAATTATGGTCAGGGGTGTTCACTGCAGTGTCACTTGTGGAGGATGAtgaggagaaggagaaagagTTACTCGAATTCCTTCAGAGTTTCAATGAGAAGTTGTTGATTTCAAGTAGTGGTGGGAAGTTAAAAAGCAAGAAAACTCAAATCGAGACGCTTCTTGGGTCTAAAATCCCTACTAAAGCTCATATTCTTCCTCCAAATCAAGCAAAAAATAAGGGATCTGGTAGAAGGATGACTtctgaaaaagaaaaggcaatgGAGGAGCACGCTAAGCCTCTTAGAAAATGTCGTGCTTGTGGAGAAATGGCATGCCGTGATAGTAGAAATTGCCCGAGTCAACTTCCTAACAAGTAA